A window of Yoonia sp. SS1-5 genomic DNA:
TGGATCGTTTCAGGGGTTGTAGACCGGAACACCGCCCGTTTTCCACCGGGGGTAAGTATGAAATCCGGATGTGTAAGATTTTTGTGCCGGACGCGTGCCGGCGGGAAATTGAGCGATACCAGGGCACGGCGACAATCAGCAAGTTATTGATTTAATTATTATAAATACTACTCCGCATCCACCATAGGCCACACATTAACTAGCCCTGACCGGTGGATAACTCTGCGGACGAAAAAATAACCCACAGAAATGTGGACCCCCATCATCTTCATCATCTTTTCTTTCTATATATATTTATTAATAACGTTCTCACCGATCGGAGACTTACCCCGTGTTGATCAGCATCTATCCATGGATCAAAGCGCTACACATCATGGCTGTGATTGCGTGGATGGCTGGCCTTTTTTACTTGCCAAGATTGTTTGTATATCACGCAGAGCGTGCAAGTGTCGGATCCGAGTTGGATCAGACCTTTCAGATCATGGAAGAAAAGCTGCTTCGCGTGATCATGAACCCAGCCATGATCGTTGCCTGGATTGCGGGACTGGTGATGATCGGTATGGGGGCCTTTGACTGGGGGTCTGTCTGGGCCTGGGTCAAGATCATTTGCGTTATTCTGATGACAGCCGCCCATGGCTGGATGGCCGCCCGGCGCAAAGAGTTTGCGGCCGGAACAAATACCCGGACCGGGCGAACCTACCGGATGTTCAACGAGGTGCCGACCGTGCTGATGTTGCTTATCGTCATCGCGGTTGTCGTGCGTCCATTCTAGGCCGTCGTTGACTCCCAACCGGCGTTTGCCTACACGTATCTCGCACCCCGTCCGGGGACCGCATTTTTCCAGAACCGTTCCACATATGTCAGCTGACCAAGCTGCTGCAGGATATTGATATGTCTCAACACCGTTTGAACCTTGCTGATCTCAAGGCGCAAAGCCCCAAGGATCTTTTGTCGCTGGCAGAAGAGCTGGAGATCGAGAACGCGTCGACCATGCGCAAGGGCGATATGATGTTCGCGATCCTCAAGGAGCGTGCGGACGAAGAATGGATCATCGGTGGTGACGGCGTGCTAGAGGTCTTGCAGGACGGTTTTGGGTTCCTGCGCTCACCCGAGGCAAACTATCTGCCGGGCCCAGATGATATTTATGTTTCCCCGGATATGATCCGCCTGCACTCTCTTCGGACGGGCGATACCGTTGAAGGGGTCATGAAAGAACCAAACGACACAGAGCGTTATTTTGCGCTTACCTCGGTTGAACGGATCAATTTTGAAGAACCCGAGCGGGCAAAACATAAGGTCGCGTTTGACAACCTGACCCCGCTTTACCCCGAAGAGCGGCTGACCATGGAAGTTGCGGACCCGACGATCAAGGATCGGTCTGCGCGGATCATTGACCTGGTATCACCTATCGGAAAGGGCCAGCGGTCGCTGATCGTGGCACCACCCCGCACCGGTAAAACGGTATTGTTGCAGAACATCGCTAACTCTATCGAGAAAAATCACCCCGAATGTTATCTGATTGTGCTGCTGATCGACGAACGGCCCGAAGAGGTGACGGACATGCAGCGGTCGGTCAAAGGGGAAGTGGTCTCATCAACCTTTGATGAACCTGCGACGCGTCACGTGGCTGTGTCCGAGATGGTGATCGAAAAGGCGAAGCGACTTGTCGAGCACAAGCGTGATGTGGTGATCCTGCTGGATTCGATCACCCGGCTTGGGCGGGCGTTTAACACGACGGTCCCGTCATCTGGTAAAGTGTTGACCGGCGGTGTTGATGCCAACGCGCTACAGCGCCCCAAGCGGTTCTTTGGTGCCGCCCGGAATATTGAGGAAGGCGGATCGCTGACGATTATCGCCACAGCCTTGATTGATACCGGTTCCCGTATGGACGAGGTCATCTTTGAAGAATTCAAAGGCACCGGCAACAGCGAGATTGTGCTTGATCGTAAGGTTGCGGATAAGCGGGTCTTCCCCGCCATGGACATCCTGAAATCCGGTACCCGGAAAGAAGAGCTTTTGGTTGATAAGGGCGATCTGGCCAAGACTTACGTCTTGCGGCGGATTTTGAACCCAATGGGCACAACAGATGCGATCGAGTTCCTGATTGGCAAGCTGAAGCAGACCAAGACGAATTCAGACTTCTTCGATTCCATGAACACGTAACTTATTGTTTTAAAACAATGGGTTAATAGTATGCAGACGATATATGCTCTTGCAACGGCGCAAGGCCGTGCTGGTGTCGCCATTATTCGTATTTCGGGTGCGGATGCTGTGGCGTCGGCGGAAATGTTGATGGATGGCGTGCCAGCCAGCCGCGGCGTACGCGTATTGCAGGACAGTGAGTGTGTTGTTCTGGATGAGGCGTTCGTGCTGCGATTTCCGAAAGGAAAAAGCTTTACAGGTGAAACCGTGATCGAACTGCACCTTCATGGAAGTCCTGCGGTTGTTTCTGCGGTGTTGACGGAACTGGCAAAGGACGAACGCTTGCGGTTGGCAGAGCCGGGTGAGTTCACCCGCCGGGCACTTGAAAACGGGCGCCTGGACCTTGCTCAGGTCGAGGGTCTCGCTGATTTGATTGATGCCGAGACGGAACTACAGCGCAAGCAGGCGCTGCGTGTTTTTTCGGGGGCTGTTGGTCAAATGGTTGATCGTTGGCGTACCGATCTGATGCGTGCGGTGGCACTGATCGAAGCAACGATTGATTTTGCGGATGAAGAGGTGCCAGTGGATGTGA
This region includes:
- the hemJ gene encoding protoporphyrinogen oxidase HemJ, with protein sequence MLISIYPWIKALHIMAVIAWMAGLFYLPRLFVYHAERASVGSELDQTFQIMEEKLLRVIMNPAMIVAWIAGLVMIGMGAFDWGSVWAWVKIICVILMTAAHGWMAARRKEFAAGTNTRTGRTYRMFNEVPTVLMLLIVIAVVVRPF
- the rho gene encoding transcription termination factor Rho, producing the protein MSQHRLNLADLKAQSPKDLLSLAEELEIENASTMRKGDMMFAILKERADEEWIIGGDGVLEVLQDGFGFLRSPEANYLPGPDDIYVSPDMIRLHSLRTGDTVEGVMKEPNDTERYFALTSVERINFEEPERAKHKVAFDNLTPLYPEERLTMEVADPTIKDRSARIIDLVSPIGKGQRSLIVAPPRTGKTVLLQNIANSIEKNHPECYLIVLLIDERPEEVTDMQRSVKGEVVSSTFDEPATRHVAVSEMVIEKAKRLVEHKRDVVILLDSITRLGRAFNTTVPSSGKVLTGGVDANALQRPKRFFGAARNIEEGGSLTIIATALIDTGSRMDEVIFEEFKGTGNSEIVLDRKVADKRVFPAMDILKSGTRKEELLVDKGDLAKTYVLRRILNPMGTTDAIEFLIGKLKQTKTNSDFFDSMNT